A stretch of the Chiloscyllium plagiosum isolate BGI_BamShark_2017 chromosome 25, ASM401019v2, whole genome shotgun sequence genome encodes the following:
- the LOC122562524 gene encoding catechol O-methyltransferase-like isoform X2 — MKIWNTSKQVWCLDDTRNNLRICVSPLADARLSRNPWRLCGKPTPASHSVSNSGQEEKHSVWHSVLREKMAQHITGKSKEERILEFVLQNAVKGDPKSVVDTIDKYCREKEWAMNVGDEKGVILDKVVKETNPLSVLELGTYCGYSALRMVCVLKHGARLLTIEFNPTNASIAKQIFRFAGVEDKVEILEGSSGNIIPQLKKKQEVETLDFVFLDHWKGRYQPDTQLLEECGLLRKGTVLLADNVITPGAPEFLQYVRNNPRYECTHYASNLEYTKFKDGMEKAIFKG, encoded by the exons GTATGGTGTTTAGATGATACACGAAACAACTTGCGCATATGTGTATCTCCCCTCGCAGATGCTAGACTATCTCGCAATCCTTGGCGTCTTTGTGGcaagcctactcctgcttctcatAGTGTTTCCAATTCTGGCCAAGAAGAGAAGCACAGCGTCTGGCACAGCGTCTTAAGAGAGAAAATGGCACAGCACATAACCGGAAAAAGCAAAGAGGAGCGAATTCTAGAATTTGTATTGCAAAATGCTGTGAAAGGTGATCCAAAGAGTGTGGTGGACACGATTGACAAATACTGCAGGGAGAAGGAATGGGCGATGAATGTAGGAGATGAGAAAG GTGTAATCTTGGACAAAGTTGTAAAAGAGACAAACCCATTATCTGTGCTGGAGCTGGGGACATACTGTGGTTACTCGGCTCTGCGCATGGTCTGTGTGCTCAAACATGGTGCTCGTTTACTGACCATCGAGTTCAATCCAACCAATGCAAGCATTGCAAAGCAGATCTTCCGTTTTGCTGGAGTTGAGGACAAG GTGGAGATCTTAGAAGGTTCGTCTGGAAATATTATTCCGCAACTGAAGAAGAAGCAAGAAGTGGAGACTCTAGATTTTGTTTTCCTCGATCACTGGAAGGGCAGATATCAACCTGACACACAACTCTTGGAG GAATGTGGTCTGCTGAGAAAAGGCACTGTTCTGCTGGCAGACAATGTCATTACACCAGGAGCCCCAGAATTTCTACAGTATGTACGCAACAATCCCCGCTATGAGTGCACACACTATGCCTCAAATTTGGAATATACAAAGTTTAAAGATGGAATGGAAAAGGCTATTTTCAAAGGTTAA
- the LOC122562524 gene encoding catechol O-methyltransferase-like isoform X1, which produces MLVSSEGIIQEQSLQVWCLDDTRNNLRICVSPLADARLSRNPWRLCGKPTPASHSVSNSGQEEKHSVWHSVLREKMAQHITGKSKEERILEFVLQNAVKGDPKSVVDTIDKYCREKEWAMNVGDEKGVILDKVVKETNPLSVLELGTYCGYSALRMVCVLKHGARLLTIEFNPTNASIAKQIFRFAGVEDKVEILEGSSGNIIPQLKKKQEVETLDFVFLDHWKGRYQPDTQLLEECGLLRKGTVLLADNVITPGAPEFLQYVRNNPRYECTHYASNLEYTKFKDGMEKAIFKG; this is translated from the exons atgctggtCTCTTCAGAAGGCATCATACAAGAGCAAAGTCTGCAG GTATGGTGTTTAGATGATACACGAAACAACTTGCGCATATGTGTATCTCCCCTCGCAGATGCTAGACTATCTCGCAATCCTTGGCGTCTTTGTGGcaagcctactcctgcttctcatAGTGTTTCCAATTCTGGCCAAGAAGAGAAGCACAGCGTCTGGCACAGCGTCTTAAGAGAGAAAATGGCACAGCACATAACCGGAAAAAGCAAAGAGGAGCGAATTCTAGAATTTGTATTGCAAAATGCTGTGAAAGGTGATCCAAAGAGTGTGGTGGACACGATTGACAAATACTGCAGGGAGAAGGAATGGGCGATGAATGTAGGAGATGAGAAAG GTGTAATCTTGGACAAAGTTGTAAAAGAGACAAACCCATTATCTGTGCTGGAGCTGGGGACATACTGTGGTTACTCGGCTCTGCGCATGGTCTGTGTGCTCAAACATGGTGCTCGTTTACTGACCATCGAGTTCAATCCAACCAATGCAAGCATTGCAAAGCAGATCTTCCGTTTTGCTGGAGTTGAGGACAAG GTGGAGATCTTAGAAGGTTCGTCTGGAAATATTATTCCGCAACTGAAGAAGAAGCAAGAAGTGGAGACTCTAGATTTTGTTTTCCTCGATCACTGGAAGGGCAGATATCAACCTGACACACAACTCTTGGAG GAATGTGGTCTGCTGAGAAAAGGCACTGTTCTGCTGGCAGACAATGTCATTACACCAGGAGCCCCAGAATTTCTACAGTATGTACGCAACAATCCCCGCTATGAGTGCACACACTATGCCTCAAATTTGGAATATACAAAGTTTAAAGATGGAATGGAAAAGGCTATTTTCAAAGGTTAA
- the LOC122562524 gene encoding catechol O-methyltransferase-like isoform X3 — protein MAQHITGKSKEERILEFVLQNAVKGDPKSVVDTIDKYCREKEWAMNVGDEKGVILDKVVKETNPLSVLELGTYCGYSALRMVCVLKHGARLLTIEFNPTNASIAKQIFRFAGVEDKVEILEGSSGNIIPQLKKKQEVETLDFVFLDHWKGRYQPDTQLLEECGLLRKGTVLLADNVITPGAPEFLQYVRNNPRYECTHYASNLEYTKFKDGMEKAIFKG, from the exons ATGGCACAGCACATAACCGGAAAAAGCAAAGAGGAGCGAATTCTAGAATTTGTATTGCAAAATGCTGTGAAAGGTGATCCAAAGAGTGTGGTGGACACGATTGACAAATACTGCAGGGAGAAGGAATGGGCGATGAATGTAGGAGATGAGAAAG GTGTAATCTTGGACAAAGTTGTAAAAGAGACAAACCCATTATCTGTGCTGGAGCTGGGGACATACTGTGGTTACTCGGCTCTGCGCATGGTCTGTGTGCTCAAACATGGTGCTCGTTTACTGACCATCGAGTTCAATCCAACCAATGCAAGCATTGCAAAGCAGATCTTCCGTTTTGCTGGAGTTGAGGACAAG GTGGAGATCTTAGAAGGTTCGTCTGGAAATATTATTCCGCAACTGAAGAAGAAGCAAGAAGTGGAGACTCTAGATTTTGTTTTCCTCGATCACTGGAAGGGCAGATATCAACCTGACACACAACTCTTGGAG GAATGTGGTCTGCTGAGAAAAGGCACTGTTCTGCTGGCAGACAATGTCATTACACCAGGAGCCCCAGAATTTCTACAGTATGTACGCAACAATCCCCGCTATGAGTGCACACACTATGCCTCAAATTTGGAATATACAAAGTTTAAAGATGGAATGGAAAAGGCTATTTTCAAAGGTTAA